From a region of the Paenibacillus sp. R14(2021) genome:
- a CDS encoding carbohydrate ABC transporter permease: protein MEVVRKRIRSDATSLAVRGFGYVFIGLFAICCLVPFLLVLGTSFTSEGSITKHGFNIWPREFSTFAYKIVFENPGLIVGSYMVTILITVVGTAAGLFLVAMTGYALQRPDFAQRNGISFFIYFTTLFSGGIVPFYLLINQYLKLHDSYLAVLLPGLMSPFLIIMMKSFTKSIPHAITESAKIDGAGDFTIFLRLILPMTTPALATIGLFIALGYWNEWYNAMLFLSPDMKYRPLQLFLYNVITSADFIRNSSAASNVPLRDMPLESMKMATAVVATGPVILFYPFVQRYFIQGITVGAVKG from the coding sequence ATGGAAGTTGTGCGCAAGCGCATCCGAAGCGATGCGACATCCCTGGCTGTAAGAGGTTTTGGCTACGTTTTCATCGGCCTGTTCGCCATCTGCTGTCTCGTTCCGTTCCTGCTCGTGCTCGGTACTTCCTTTACTTCGGAAGGCTCCATCACTAAGCACGGATTCAATATTTGGCCGCGCGAATTCTCGACCTTCGCGTACAAAATTGTTTTCGAGAATCCTGGCCTGATCGTCGGTTCGTACATGGTGACGATTCTGATTACGGTCGTCGGCACGGCTGCGGGACTGTTCCTTGTTGCCATGACGGGCTATGCGCTCCAGCGTCCGGATTTCGCTCAGCGCAACGGCATCTCGTTCTTCATCTATTTCACAACGCTCTTCTCCGGCGGTATTGTACCGTTCTATCTGCTTATCAACCAATATTTGAAGCTGCATGACAGCTATCTGGCTGTGCTGCTGCCAGGCCTGATGAGCCCGTTTCTCATCATCATGATGAAGAGTTTTACGAAATCGATTCCGCATGCCATTACGGAGTCCGCCAAAATCGACGGCGCAGGCGACTTTACGATCTTCCTCCGTCTCATTCTTCCCATGACGACGCCTGCGCTCGCGACAATCGGCTTGTTCATCGCGCTGGGGTATTGGAACGAATGGTACAACGCTATGCTGTTCCTCTCTCCGGATATGAAATACCGGCCGCTGCAGCTGTTCCTGTACAACGTCATTACGAGCGCGGATTTCATTCGCAATTCGTCGGCCGCCTCTAATGTACCGCTGCGCGACATGCCCCTTGAGTCCATGAAGATGGCGACAGCTGTCGTCGCGACCGGGCCGGTTATTCTGTTCTATCCGTTCGTGCAGCGGTATTTTATTCAAGGGATCACGGTCGGCGCGGTAAAAGGCTGA
- a CDS encoding sigma-70 family RNA polymerase sigma factor: protein MPLDERPARFQALFRAHYPAVLRKITLLIGERAAAEDLTQEVFLRLYRNPPEDLDRVGPWLHRVLTRIVYDHYRKSGRESSLAEKQLHQAMSEEQAHPSNETAVIQSWERDVVRSVLNKLSERDRQALLLKEQGYSHGEIAEALQVNPKIVGTLLMRASNRFKKNLLSEEALEL, encoded by the coding sequence ATGCCGCTAGACGAAAGACCCGCCCGATTTCAAGCGTTGTTTCGGGCGCATTACCCGGCTGTATTGCGCAAAATCACTCTCTTGATCGGGGAGCGCGCCGCAGCCGAGGATTTGACCCAGGAAGTGTTCCTGCGGCTGTATCGCAACCCGCCGGAGGATCTGGACCGCGTTGGTCCTTGGCTGCACCGCGTATTAACCCGCATTGTATATGATCATTACCGCAAATCGGGACGCGAGTCCAGCTTGGCGGAGAAGCAGCTGCATCAAGCCATGTCGGAGGAGCAGGCGCATCCGTCTAACGAAACGGCGGTCATTCAGAGCTGGGAACGCGATGTCGTACGCAGCGTACTGAACAAGCTTTCGGAGCGCGACCGCCAGGCGCTGCTGTTGAAGGAACAGGGCTACAGCCACGGGGAAATCGCCGAAGCGCTGCAGGTCAATCCGAAGATCGTAGGAACCCTGCTTATGCGGGCATCCAACCGCTTTAAGAAAAATTTGCTTTCAGAGGAGGCATTGGAGTTATGA
- a CDS encoding ABC transporter ATP-binding protein: MMMLQTNGLTKTYASGTGCMDISLEIKKGQIFGLLGPNGAGKSTFVKMVAGLLRPDSGSGTLLGKPIGSPESRRGLGYLPELFRFQDWLTGEEVLRFHGGLSGMSLSETKSPRMKARIQEVLHTAGLQGRGSHRLRHYSKGMQQRLGIACALLLDPELIILDEPSSALDPIGRYDVRQLLLRLREEGKTVFLNTHLLEDVEAVCDEVAFLHQGKLRAVGPMRELLRTETSWEIKVGGWLPELEHELASELLPGMTLEAGSLAADGSAMLRASAHNREQIGYLNRLLIDEGVTLYEVKPVQGRLEEWFLTMSGNAGAGGNGEGGIRA, translated from the coding sequence ATGATGATGCTGCAGACAAACGGGCTAACGAAGACGTACGCTTCGGGCACCGGCTGCATGGATATTTCCTTGGAAATAAAAAAGGGACAAATTTTCGGCTTGCTCGGTCCGAACGGGGCCGGCAAGAGCACCTTCGTCAAAATGGTTGCCGGCCTGCTGCGCCCGGATTCCGGGAGCGGCACGCTGCTCGGCAAGCCGATCGGCAGCCCGGAATCTCGGCGCGGGCTTGGGTATTTGCCCGAGCTCTTCCGCTTTCAGGACTGGCTGACGGGCGAGGAGGTCCTGCGCTTCCACGGGGGGTTAAGCGGCATGTCGTTGTCCGAGACGAAGTCGCCCCGCATGAAAGCGCGCATCCAAGAAGTGCTGCACACGGCTGGACTTCAAGGGCGCGGCTCTCACCGCCTGAGGCACTATTCCAAAGGTATGCAGCAGCGGCTCGGCATCGCTTGCGCGCTGCTTCTCGATCCGGAGCTCATCATTCTGGATGAGCCTTCGTCGGCGCTCGATCCTATCGGCCGCTATGACGTGAGGCAGCTGCTGCTGCGGCTCCGCGAGGAAGGCAAGACCGTGTTTCTAAACACGCATCTGCTCGAAGACGTCGAGGCGGTATGCGACGAGGTGGCATTCCTTCACCAAGGCAAGCTGCGTGCGGTCGGACCGATGCGGGAGCTGCTCCGCACGGAGACAAGCTGGGAAATCAAGGTCGGCGGCTGGCTGCCGGAGCTCGAGCATGAGCTTGCGTCCGAGCTGCTGCCCGGCATGACGCTGGAAGCGGGCAGCCTGGCCGCCGACGGCTCTGCGATGCTGCGCGCTTCGGCACATAACAGGGAGCAGATCGGTTACCTCAACCGCCTGCTGATCGACGAGGGCGTCACACTCTACGAGGTGAAGCCCGTTCAAGGCCGGCTGGAGGAGTGGTTCTTGACCATGTCCGGCAATGCCGGCGCAGGCGGCAACGGGGAAGGGGGCATACGCGCATGA
- a CDS encoding aminoglycoside phosphotransferase family protein: protein MTTRSRIYQLLDNEELQAIIKDALGSRALISRVEPLGGGMYNTTYYVETLHPISKLVLRVAPIRQELLFDFEKKMMGVEPRIYQLMMDHQIPSPRVINHNASFTIISREYIITEFIEGSVTLNHPAIPEAAKASLWFEVGGLTSRLHAITGDRFGWLTRDGDINGSKSWADALLGYVAEITRRTSNHGVFDDHEMKRFDELFASHRSLFEINAKPALVHNDLWGPNILVKEISGQWTVAAIIDADRAMFADPESEFLLWNLESNAVKGYGKEMDTSPEGNLRRHFYKLKHNFFDAYVHKVQYDNEAEYLNNKKWALDRLRLIQEYQG from the coding sequence ATGACGACTCGATCCAGGATTTATCAATTGCTTGATAATGAGGAATTACAAGCCATTATTAAAGATGCGCTCGGATCACGAGCATTGATTTCGCGCGTAGAACCTTTAGGCGGCGGGATGTACAATACAACCTATTATGTGGAGACGTTACATCCGATTTCAAAGCTAGTCTTGAGGGTAGCACCCATTCGTCAAGAGCTGCTCTTTGACTTCGAGAAAAAGATGATGGGCGTCGAACCACGTATATATCAACTGATGATGGATCATCAAATTCCTAGTCCCCGCGTAATAAATCATAATGCATCTTTTACTATTATTTCCAGGGAGTATATCATAACGGAATTTATCGAGGGCAGCGTAACATTAAATCATCCGGCGATTCCAGAGGCTGCCAAAGCGAGCTTATGGTTTGAAGTGGGCGGCTTAACGTCAAGACTCCATGCGATAACAGGTGATCGATTTGGATGGCTAACTCGCGATGGAGACATCAACGGCTCGAAAAGCTGGGCGGATGCCTTATTGGGTTATGTGGCAGAAATTACACGTCGAACCTCGAATCACGGCGTTTTTGATGATCATGAGATGAAGAGGTTTGATGAATTATTTGCTTCTCACCGGTCTCTTTTTGAAATTAATGCGAAGCCCGCCTTGGTTCATAATGACTTATGGGGGCCGAATATCCTTGTTAAAGAAATTTCCGGACAATGGACGGTGGCTGCGATTATTGACGCCGATCGTGCAATGTTCGCAGATCCGGAATCTGAATTTTTGTTATGGAACCTTGAATCCAATGCAGTTAAAGGATACGGCAAGGAAATGGACACATCGCCTGAAGGTAACCTGCGACGGCATTTTTATAAGCTCAAGCATAATTTTTTTGATGCGTATGTCCATAAAGTCCAATATGATAATGAGGCAGAGTATTTAAACAATAAAAAGTGGGCATTGGATCGCTTGAGGTTAATCCAGGAGTACCAAGGATAA
- a CDS encoding ABC transporter substrate-binding protein: MGHMKRMAVTIFMLILVISLAACGSGNNGNGNTADNGKSANAGNGGNKAADNGAKDDGKIDTSDFETITYVVLGDKPKNGQLEKVMEKVNTTLKQKANAELQFKWVEWADWQTKYNLLLASGEPLDLITIGTDWLDTWGNAQRGAFLPLNDLLEKYAPQTFAEIPKEDWDQSKFKDDIVMIPEDHYTQWVNHGIYYRGDWAKQFGITQPITDFETLGKYFQGVKDNMKDVVPWDTNGTNGTLYGGFEASYTDNIDLPIATGYANVYTAKSYDERYTVDSPIFNDKFIDFAKLMKQWGDAGYWREDVLNYKGDTRTELKAGQTGADAHHTQTFKGLRVEMDKQQPGSELQMFSYSDTRGNLISMPITHGGTSIGAHSKHPERALMVYDLIRQDPELYHLINYGLEGVQYEIKDGIRTRPAGYDEAKDGFYTDFWGGRIDKNEIPSDTDWSGIGDIYKKYDGIKKPFPYGKFVFDKTSVDPEMTAISQVVGEQLPAILYGKAGDPEKAVQALRDKLKAAGYDKVKDEIQKQLDAFKASEQG, encoded by the coding sequence ATGGGACACATGAAACGAATGGCAGTGACAATATTCATGCTCATCCTTGTAATCAGTCTGGCAGCATGCGGTTCGGGCAATAACGGCAATGGCAATACCGCGGACAATGGCAAAAGTGCCAATGCAGGCAACGGCGGCAACAAAGCTGCAGATAACGGCGCGAAGGATGACGGCAAAATCGATACGAGCGATTTTGAAACGATCACGTACGTCGTTCTCGGCGACAAACCGAAGAACGGCCAGCTGGAGAAAGTTATGGAGAAGGTCAACACGACCCTGAAGCAGAAGGCGAATGCCGAGCTCCAGTTCAAATGGGTGGAGTGGGCGGATTGGCAGACGAAATACAATCTGCTGCTTGCCTCCGGTGAACCGCTTGACCTGATCACGATCGGTACCGACTGGCTGGATACGTGGGGCAACGCGCAGCGCGGCGCATTCCTGCCGCTCAACGATCTGCTGGAGAAATACGCGCCGCAGACGTTCGCGGAAATTCCGAAGGAAGACTGGGACCAAAGTAAATTTAAGGACGATATCGTCATGATTCCGGAAGACCATTACACACAATGGGTTAACCACGGCATCTACTACCGCGGCGACTGGGCGAAGCAGTTCGGCATCACGCAGCCGATTACCGATTTTGAAACATTGGGCAAATACTTCCAAGGCGTCAAGGACAATATGAAAGACGTCGTGCCTTGGGATACGAACGGCACGAACGGCACGCTGTACGGGGGCTTCGAGGCGTCGTACACCGATAACATCGATCTGCCGATCGCGACGGGCTATGCAAACGTCTACACGGCCAAGTCGTACGACGAGCGCTACACCGTTGACAGCCCGATCTTCAACGACAAGTTCATCGATTTCGCTAAATTGATGAAACAATGGGGCGATGCCGGCTATTGGCGCGAGGACGTGCTGAACTACAAGGGCGACACGCGTACGGAGCTGAAGGCAGGCCAGACCGGCGCGGACGCGCACCATACGCAAACGTTCAAAGGACTTCGCGTTGAAATGGATAAACAGCAGCCCGGCTCTGAGCTGCAAATGTTCTCTTACTCCGATACGCGCGGCAACCTGATCTCCATGCCGATCACGCACGGCGGCACGTCCATCGGCGCGCACAGCAAGCATCCAGAACGGGCACTCATGGTGTATGACCTGATCCGCCAGGATCCGGAGCTGTACCACCTGATCAACTACGGTCTCGAAGGCGTGCAATATGAAATTAAAGACGGCATCCGCACGCGTCCGGCAGGCTACGACGAGGCGAAAGACGGCTTCTACACCGACTTCTGGGGCGGCCGCATCGACAAAAACGAAATTCCGTCCGATACCGACTGGAGCGGCATCGGCGACATCTACAAGAAGTACGACGGCATTAAGAAGCCGTTCCCTTATGGCAAATTCGTCTTCGACAAAACGAGCGTGGATCCTGAAATGACGGCTATCTCGCAGGTTGTCGGCGAACAGCTTCCGGCCATTCTGTACGGCAAAGCGGGCGATCCGGAGAAAGCGGTCCAAGCGCTGCGCGATAAGCTGAAAGCTGCCGGCTACGATAAAGTGAAGGACGAAATCCAAAAGCAGCTGGATGCGTTCAAAGCATCGGAGCAAGGCTAA
- a CDS encoding ABC transporter permease — MIWIAFAGKELLRKKVVLVAIALTLVYLTLFCYGLTRMAQEGNGDAGMAQMGGLIGGMILMSLGLLFAGMIVTFLVLFATMGTISGEVENGLMLAVLARPIPRWKLYLGKYLGTGFWLVVYSTVLFFAILLPVHFIAHMPLYSGAMLKAWLLFIWMPLLLLALTMLGSVYLPMLGNGVACAMLYGMSMFTGFAETLFNASGGNEALSSSSLILSLVMPINAVFSRLTYEIINGPDLPLLPDMANAMGPFSPTNVPSPAFIVYTVVYLVVLLALGCRAFKRKEIA; from the coding sequence ATGATCTGGATTGCATTCGCGGGCAAAGAACTGCTCCGCAAGAAAGTCGTGCTGGTCGCCATCGCGCTGACGCTCGTATACCTGACCTTGTTCTGCTACGGGCTGACCCGGATGGCGCAGGAGGGTAACGGCGATGCGGGTATGGCACAGATGGGCGGCCTGATCGGAGGCATGATTCTGATGTCGCTCGGCCTGTTGTTTGCCGGGATGATCGTGACCTTTCTGGTATTGTTCGCCACGATGGGGACGATTTCGGGCGAGGTGGAGAACGGGCTGATGCTGGCCGTGCTTGCGCGGCCCATTCCGCGCTGGAAGCTGTACTTGGGCAAATATCTCGGCACGGGGTTTTGGCTCGTGGTGTACAGCACGGTTCTGTTCTTCGCCATCCTGCTGCCCGTGCATTTCATCGCGCACATGCCGCTCTATTCGGGAGCGATGCTGAAGGCATGGCTGCTATTCATTTGGATGCCGCTGCTGCTGCTTGCGCTCACGATGCTCGGCTCCGTTTACCTGCCGATGCTCGGAAACGGCGTTGCCTGCGCGATGCTGTACGGCATGAGCATGTTCACCGGCTTTGCCGAAACGCTGTTCAATGCCAGCGGCGGCAATGAGGCGTTAAGCAGCTCGTCGCTCATCCTATCGCTGGTCATGCCGATTAATGCGGTGTTCTCGCGGCTCACCTACGAAATCATCAACGGCCCGGATTTGCCGCTGCTGCCTGACATGGCGAACGCGATGGGACCGTTCTCGCCGACGAACGTGCCGAGTCCGGCTTTCATCGTATACACGGTTGTTTATCTCGTCGTGCTGCTGGCGCTGGGCTGCAGGGCGTTCAAACGCAAGGAAATCGCATAA